A region from the Rhodamnia argentea isolate NSW1041297 chromosome 7, ASM2092103v1, whole genome shotgun sequence genome encodes:
- the LOC115749784 gene encoding probable aquaporin PIP2-2 has product MAKGVEVVEQHGEFHAKDYRDPPPAPLVDAEELVKWSFYRAIIAEFVATLLFLYITVLTVIGYNSQIDRAHNGDDCSGVGVLGIAWAFGGMIFVLVYCTAGISGGHINPAVTFGLFLARKVSLLRAILYMVAQCLGAVCGCGLVKAFQRAYYERYGGGANTLKDGYSKGTGLGAEIIGTFVLVYTVLSATDPKRRARDSHVPVLAPLPIGFAVFVVHLATIPVTGTGINPARSFGAAMIYGKEKAWDDQWMFWVGPLLGAAIATFFHQHILRAAGIKALGSFMSSSIL; this is encoded by the exons ATGGCCAAGGGCGTCGAGGTCGTCGAGCAACACGGGGAGTTCCACGCCAAGGACTACCGAGACCCGCCGCCGGCGCCGCTGGTGGACGCGGAGGAGCTCGTCAAGTGGTCCTTCTACCGGGCCATCATCGCCGAGTTCGTCGCCACGCTCCTCTTCCTCTACATCACCGTGCTGACGGTGATCGGGTACAACAGCCAGATCGACCGGGCCCACAACGGGGACGATTGCAGCGGCGTCGGCGTTCTCGGCATCGCCTGGGCCTTCGGCGGCATGATCTTCGTCCTCGTCTACTGCACCGCCGGCATTTCTG GGGGGCACATAAACCCGGCGGTGACGTTCGGGCTGTTCCTGGCGAGGAAGGTGTCGCTGTTGCGGGCCATCCTCTACATGGTGGCGCAGTGCCTGGGCGCGGTGTGCGGGTGCGGCCTCGTGAAGGCGTTCCAGAGGGCCTACTACGAGCGGTACGGCGGCGGGGCCAACACGCTCAAGGACGGCTACAGCAAGGGCACTGGGCTGGGCGCCGAGATCATCGGCACCTTCGTCCTCGTCTACACCGTCCTCTCCGCCACCGATCCCAAGAGGAGGGCTCGGGACTCGCACGTCCCC GTGTTGGCGCCCCTGCCCATCGGATTCGCGGTGTTCGTGGTCCACCTCGCCACGATCCCGGTCACCGGCACGGGCATCAACCCGGCCCGGAGCTTCGGGGCCGCGATGATTTACGGCAAGGAGAAGGCGTGGGATGACCAA TGGATGTTCTGGGTGGGGCCATTACTCGGAGCGGCCATTGCAACCTTCTTCCACCAGCACATCCTGAGAGCCGCAGGTATCAAGGCTCTGGGTTCCTTCATGAGCTCTTCCATCTTGTAA
- the LOC115749703 gene encoding V-type proton ATPase subunit G1-like, whose product MEANRGQGGIQQLLAAEQEAQQIVNAARNAKMTRLKQAKEEAEKEIAEYRSQMELAFQKKVAASSGDSGANVKRLEGETDTKISNLKIEADRISHDVVQMLLKQVTTVKN is encoded by the exons ATGGAAGCCAATAGGGGTCAGGGCGGGATTCAGCAGTTGCTTGCTGCAGAACAAGAAGCTCAACAAATTGTTAATGCTGCCCGAAATG CGAAAATGACCAGACTGAAACAAGCCAAAGAAGAGGCTGAAAAGGAAATTGCAGAATATCGATCTCAGATGGAACTTGCTTTCCAGAAAAAGGTTGCAGCG AGTAGCGGAGACTCGGGTGCCAATGTGAAGCGGCTCGAAGGAGAGACTGACACCAAAATAAGCAACCTAAAAATAGAAGCTGACAGAATATCACATGATGTTGTGCAGATGCTTCTGAAGCAGGTGACAACTGTGAAGAATTAG